The genome window CAAACTGTTAAATCAACTCTAATGGACTCTATCAGTTAAGCAAAGTCCAATCATGTTAATGGTCCAAATTAAAATAACTAAAAGACCaagtataataaaaaaaaaaaaaacggttagCTTTCAAGTATAAACCATACCGTTCTACAGCCCGCTTTGTTTTTTCGTTAGCTTTCGAGTATAAACCATACCGTTCTAAACGGTTTAAAGTTTCTAAAGTGGCCAACCAggaaaaaagttagaaaaataaccGACGACAAGACCAAACTAATGAACAGTTTGAGCAGTTTCACGGTTTCGAACGAAACCCCTAACACCCACTCTTTTAATTAAGTCATTCCCCATTTAGCaatgatttttcttttaattACAAGTTGTATAACTTAACCCAAATCTACCCATTTATTGAACAGTTGACATGTGCATGTTTGACCACTCCAAGAAAGTCAAACCCAGATGAGTCATGTGCACTGGTTATAACTTATAACTGAAGGGGGCTTATTTCTGAAAATATGGATTTGCAACAGGGTCCAAACattttcaacaaccccatttgaCAAACCATGAAATGCCCGTTTTGCAGCCAAACGCCGTTCTTCCAGAATTTCAGGACTACTAAGAAGTTTATCTAGATTTTCTTCTAGTTCCAGACCACCACTTACCTGTAATGTATCACCCATTTTCTTATATAACAATATACATAAGACTAAATATATAGCAAATTAGTATGTAACTATATATTTCTATGATAATATATTATACATAAATactttatatttattatataatagGCTCATTCCTGAAGCTTTTTTTATTAAACGAGCACCAATTTTGGCTTGAGCGGCTAAATTCAAGTTTTTCATAATGGGAAAATGCCACATAAATATAATCTTACATTGAGTAGCACACAaacggctcggctcgtttacatcTTTGATTGCAACTAACACACAAGATATTCAAGTCTAAATATGTAGGGTACCCAAAACATAAATCAAACGGAAGCTGGTTACCATTTTATGCAATTAGCCCTTATTTAATTCTAAAAAGGTAAATTTAGTTACAGCATATGCATCTTAAGTAAAGGCGTAAAAGATTCGAGCCACTCAATAGCTACCCGAAATCGGTTTGTTAAAGCTCAAatcgagccgagcttaaacgagctcgagccaaCCTTGTAGCTCATTTaataaacgagctcgagcccacTTATCGAGCTCAACTGGGCTTGCGAGGCTAAACAAGTTTGctatttatttaaattttatttaatatattaaatatatatttacataacaactattattatatataatatactaATAATACGATAAAATAACTAAAATATACATATCATGTTATATATAgaatctatatacatatataaaaattaataattataaATGTATATAAATAATATAGCTTAAATTTAGTAATTATTAAGTAATTAATTTAATGAGTCTAACCTGCATTATCGATGAAGTATTCAACCGCTGCATTGCCACAACCATATTTGAGAAGTGACCAACATGTTGACCTAACATCagtcaaataataataaaactcaAACATATTAGTTCAGAAACtgtaatgaaataaataaataaataaataaataataattacaCAATTGAATTTTAATGACACAAGATTACCAGTCAAAACAGCACatccagcagcagcagcctcggAAATATTATGGCCAGTAAAACCGGGCAAAAAGGAACCTCCAATTACAGCTATAGGCGTTAATCTATAAAATTGCTTCAGTTCACCTACATAAtcatttaaataaatatattatttcaGTGTCAAACGCAAAAATAACTCCGAAAAAAAGAGTGAAAGCATGAGTACGCAACCTAACGTGTCCACCATGTAAATGCTTGTTTCAGACGTTATCGAGTCACCATGGGATCTCAGTGCCACATTCACTCCTTTTTTCTGCAAGTCCTGCATGCATCATTAACAAACAACATTAAAATCTTGAAACTATTGAGAACTGGTTTTTTACCCATCGTACGTTGAAACTTAGAGTAATACGAATTCATACCGCtgaatgaaaatgtattatatttgacccaacttGTTTCCAAATAAATCTACGTCGAAAAATAAACACATGTAGTGGCATCGTACACAGCGTGATAAAGTAGACAACAATCGACCTGACTTATTTCCGAActaaatttacgtcaaaacgtacaccaactcaaatttatattttcgaatgaaaacgtattatatttgacccaatgTGTTTCCAAACATAATTTATGTCAAAACGTAGTCCAACTCAAAatgtacataaatattaaacattttacaattgacctgactcgtttccaaacaaaaaTTACGTTGAAGCATAGATGAACTCGAATTTATAacaaacatacataaaaataaaaatgtaaaaGTTAAAGTTAGGGTAAACTTGAAACTTTAGAAACTTGAGGGGGTCAAAATGACATTTACAAAGTTTGAGGGTTACTTTTGACAATATACAAAAGTTTTGCGGTAGAGAATGGGTCGGTGGCTTTTGCCACCAACCTTTGTTTTTAAGTTCATATAAATATCTAGTGATTTGTAGTTGTTCTTGAGTTTGTATATAGTTTagagagttaaatgccattttagtccctgtggtttgggccattttgccagtttagtccaaaggtttcatttttcgcctgtgggtccaaaaaggtttcaccattgccattttagtccattgggttaacttcatccattttttatgttaatgagaagggtaattcggtcattttatatggatgaattgcccttctagttaacagaattacatataaaatgaccgaattgcccttatcgttaacagaaaaaatggatgaagttaacccagtagactaaagtggcaacggtgaaacctttttggacccacaccCACAGGTGAAAAACGAAACCTtaggactaaactggcaaaatgacccaaaccacagggactaaaatggcatttaactctagtTTAGAGGTGAAAACTTTGACCCAGAGTTTAGCTACAGTCAGAATGGGTCAATGGGTCCAGGTTAAAAGAGTGGAACGTCAACCAAAGTCCATTTTCAAAGCATACAACATCCAAAATCATTTTTATACAAAGATCCGTGTTAGTAATGTAACAATATTGTTTCTCTAATCACAATTAACGCAATAACTATTTATAACTTagtttcaaaattaaaaaaaaaaaaaagtctttcGTCAACCCGACCCGTTTTAGCCCATACTAAAACTGTTTCGTTTCAGCCCAGACCTTTTTTGATCCGTCATCTAAACAACCTAACCCAACCATATTGCCACCTCTAATAGATTTTTATTCTTAAGTCTCATATttttatgtgttatatatatattatgtcttatttataaaaatcTGAACCAGAAACTTAAGTTAATTTTACAATATGGAgaaaaaaggattcatacaaaaGCAACCTCCCGTCCGAAATGTGGATGGCGAGGAACAATGATTGCGAGGATATTCGGGTGCTTCTGCATTAAGGCTCTGTGAACACCAAGCATTACtgtaaaaaaaaacatatcaagctattttaaaaaaaaaagttgactCTGTTTGACTTGTATAAATATTACCCATTATAAGGCTAATGTGCATCACCTTCTTCTTCACCCCTATGTATTGATGAAGCCATCCAAACACATCTACCTGCAATATTTTCTTTCAAATCTTCCATGTTTGTCATGTTGACCAACTCTTCAATACCTGATCAGGTCAACATCATACCGAGATCAGGCGTTATCAATTTAAAGATGCCAAGATGAGCGGGTCAAGAAACAAGTTAATATGGGTTTGAGTTGAATTGGGTCATCTTTAGTGTGGGGAGAAACGCTTAGATTGGGTCGACCCACTAGAACCTTTTTATTGAATTTCGCAATTTTTCAATATAAGTAATGTGAACTATGATTACAAAAACAACATATCACTGTAACAATCAAACTCAAAAGCTTTAATGGTTGTGAGCATTATAACCTATgtagttaatatcggtgatatatcggttatcggtctcCATGTAAAATgtcggtgtcaaatatcggtaccgaCGGCGAtatcatagttgtcaatagcgagcgtagtgatcgctatagcgcgctacgtagcgtataAGTCTAGGTtcgctattagggttgtagcgataGATAGCGATAATAGcgatgttttatttatttatttatttattttttaatataaatagcaattaaatgtagttataaaatagctggattttaggtttttgttaaatatacatgtaaaatagtatATATActagggtattttgatataatatacatataaaaattaaatttttttctagtgtatcgctatttataaaatagccgcccgctatttatcgctattcgctatgtagcatatagttaccttatcgctatttgtcgctattcgccattaacaactatcggcgatattgaccgatatatcaccgattttcccgatatcagtacctttcttcttagttctaccattcgtctttcttcttatcgctactattagtgttttaagtcttaattgttaattgtCAGTTTTAAAAGTttgtgttttaagtcttaatcagtttttacttgctacaattgttggTGTTTCGCAAGTtacaaaaggttaatttgttaatggtaggagagtatactgaattgttagtgttaaattgctatatataaaaattctacatgatattaaaattatcaATATATCCCACCGTGATagcctatatctcaaatatcggtccttgactgATATCCAgttttttaccgcattaactgcttagATAGAACATACCAAGTTTTAAGTCACCAGAGAAGTTAATAATTAATGGTGAAGCTTGCAGCAGCTGAAAATGAATTGCCTGAATATTGCTCTGCAATAGGACAAAAAACACAAAGGTTttataacatatatataaatttaagagttaaatgccattttagtccctgtggtttcggccattttgccaatttagtccaaaggtttcattttcgTCTGTGTGTCCAAAAaagtttcatcgttgccattttagtccactgggtcaacttcatccattttttctgcca of Helianthus annuus cultivar XRQ/B chromosome 1, HanXRQr2.0-SUNRISE, whole genome shotgun sequence contains these proteins:
- the LOC110882340 gene encoding probable 3-deoxy-D-manno-octulosonic acid transferase, mitochondrial isoform X2, translating into MGASKAGETVYMIYKALTYGLSPLIHLHLRWRKFRGLEHPIRWPERLGRPSHRRPPGSLIWFHAVSLGEGMCVVPVIKRCVEQRPDLTVLMTTTTASAFEVLKPLLPCNVIYQFAPVDTPVAVNAFLEYWKPYALVLVENELWPNLVLGASANGVMLALINARMSIKSFNNWSRPVARLLASLMLSKFSLILPLSNIQAIHFQLLQASPLIINFSGDLKLGIEELVNMTNMEDLKENIAGRCVWMASSIHRGEEEVMLGVHRALMQKHPNILAIIVPRHPHFGREDLQKKGVNVALRSHGDSITSETSIYMVDTLGELKQFYRLTPIAVIGGSFLPGFTGHNISEAAAAGCAVLTGQHVGHFSNMVVAMQRLNTSSIMQVSGGLELEENLDKLLSSPEILEERRLAAKRAFHGLSNGVVENVWTLLQIHIFRNKPPSVISYNQCT
- the LOC110882340 gene encoding probable 3-deoxy-D-manno-octulosonic acid transferase, mitochondrial isoform X1 codes for the protein MGASKAGETVYMIYKALTYGLSPLIHLHLRWRKFRGLEHPIRWPERLGRPSHRRPPGSLIWFHAVSLGEGMCVVPVIKRCVEQRPDLTVLMTTTTASAFEVLKPLLPCNVIYQFAPVDTPVAVNAFLEYWKPYALVLVENELWPNLVLGASANGVMLALINARMSIKSFNNWSRPVARLLASLMLSKFSLILPLSNIQAIHFQLLQASPLIINFSGDLKLGIEELVNMTNMEDLKENIAGRCVWMASSIHRGEEEVMLGVHRALMQKHPNILAIIVPRHPHFGREVAFDLQKKGVNVALRSHGDSITSETSIYMVDTLGELKQFYRLTPIAVIGGSFLPGFTGHNISEAAAAGCAVLTGQHVGHFSNMVVAMQRLNTSSIMQVSGGLELEENLDKLLSSPEILEERRLAAKRAFHGLSNGVVENVWTLLQIHIFRNKPPSVISYNQCT